One part of the Rutidosis leptorrhynchoides isolate AG116_Rl617_1_P2 chromosome 1, CSIRO_AGI_Rlap_v1, whole genome shotgun sequence genome encodes these proteins:
- the LOC139875556 gene encoding heat shock factor-binding protein-like, translated as MDGHDAGDNKQSTADMTQFVQNLLQQMQNRFQTMSDSIVSKIDDMGERINELEQSINDLRTEMGSEGSPSPLSTSKKPVDIKKDEGSA; from the exons ATG GATGGACATGACGCGGGAGATAACAAGCAAAGCACTGCTGACATGACGCAGTTT GTTCAAAACCTTCTTCAGCAGATG CAAAACAGATTTCAGACTATGTCTGACTCCATTGTTTCAAAGA TTGATGATATGGGAGAACGCATAAACGAGCTGGAGCAGAGCATTAATGACCTAAGAACAGAGATGGGTTCGGAGGGTTCTCCATCCCCTTTGTCTACATCGAAGAAACCTGTTGATATAAAGAAAGATGAAGGTTCTGCATAG